In a genomic window of Microterricola viridarii:
- a CDS encoding nicotinate phosphoribosyltransferase, translated as MTSSALLTDRYELTMVDAAMQSGTADRACLFEAFARRLPNGRRYGIVAGTGRLLELIQAFRFEDAELDWLRDNNVVRQGTLDWLADYRFSGEIWGYREGEVYFPGSPLLTVESSFAEGVILETLILSVLNYDTSVASAAARMVSVALGRPIAEMGSRRTGEQSAVAAARAAYIAGFDATSNLEAGRRWGLPTMGTAAHSFTLLHDSEEDAFRAQVAAFGPGTTLLVDTYDIHAGVELAVAVAGTGLGAVRIDSGDLPTVVAAVREQLDSLGAVNTRITVTSDLDEHTIAGLSGSPVDGYGVGTSVVTGSGAPAAGMVYKLVAHKGDQGEDWIPVAKASAQKVSVGGRKRAFRRLDATRTAREEIVDVQGSGVDTPAGAPGENQRELLVQLVHNGVPEERYLGHAGTLLAREHRAAVMQELPIQAFRLGQGDPVIPTVFR; from the coding sequence GTGACCAGCTCCGCACTCCTGACTGACCGCTACGAACTCACCATGGTCGATGCGGCCATGCAGAGCGGAACCGCCGACAGGGCCTGCCTGTTCGAGGCGTTCGCCCGCCGGCTGCCGAACGGGCGCCGCTACGGCATCGTCGCCGGCACCGGCCGCCTGCTGGAGCTGATCCAGGCATTCCGCTTCGAGGATGCCGAGCTCGACTGGCTCCGCGACAACAACGTGGTGCGCCAGGGCACCCTGGATTGGCTCGCCGACTACCGCTTCAGCGGCGAGATCTGGGGCTACCGGGAGGGCGAGGTGTACTTCCCCGGCTCTCCCCTGCTGACCGTGGAGTCGAGCTTCGCCGAGGGCGTCATCCTCGAGACGCTGATCCTCAGCGTGCTGAACTACGACACCTCGGTGGCCAGCGCCGCCGCCCGCATGGTCTCCGTCGCCCTCGGCCGCCCGATCGCCGAGATGGGCTCGCGCCGCACCGGCGAGCAGTCCGCCGTCGCGGCGGCCCGCGCCGCCTACATCGCCGGCTTCGACGCGACCAGCAACCTGGAGGCCGGCCGCCGCTGGGGCCTGCCGACGATGGGCACCGCCGCGCACTCCTTCACCCTGCTGCACGACAGCGAGGAGGACGCCTTCCGCGCCCAGGTGGCGGCATTCGGTCCCGGGACCACCCTCCTGGTGGACACCTACGACATCCACGCGGGCGTGGAGCTGGCCGTCGCCGTCGCCGGCACCGGGCTCGGCGCCGTGCGCATCGACTCGGGCGACCTGCCGACGGTGGTGGCCGCCGTGCGCGAGCAGCTGGACAGCCTCGGCGCCGTCAACACGCGCATCACCGTCACCAGCGACCTCGACGAGCACACCATCGCGGGCCTCTCCGGCTCCCCCGTCGACGGTTACGGCGTCGGCACCTCGGTCGTCACCGGCTCGGGCGCGCCGGCGGCCGGCATGGTCTACAAGCTCGTCGCGCACAAGGGCGACCAGGGCGAGGACTGGATCCCGGTGGCCAAGGCCAGCGCCCAGAAGGTGAGCGTCGGTGGCCGCAAGCGCGCCTTCCGGCGGCTGGATGCCACCCGCACCGCGCGCGAGGAGATCGTCGACGTGCAGGGCAGCGGCGTCGACACCCCGGCCGGTGCGCCGGGCGAGAACCAGCGCGAGCTGCTGGTGCAGCTCGTGCACAACGGCGTTCCGGAGGAGCGCTACCTCGGCCACGCGGGCACGCTGCTGGCCCGCGAGCACCGCGCCGCCGTGATGCAGGAGCTGCCGATCCAGGCATTCCGCCTCGGGCAGGGCGACCCCGTCATCCCCACCGTCTTCCGCTAG
- the rph gene encoding ribonuclease PH: MTTLNSSDLVRVDGRSVSDLRPVTIERGWSDQAEGSALISFGRTKVLCTASFTNGVPRWMAGKGKGWVTAEYSMLPRSTNSRMDRESVKGKIGGRTHEISRLIGRSLRAVVDMKALGENTIVIDCDVLQADGGTRTAAITGAYVALADALEWGRGKKFLAQKAQPLIDSVAAVSVGIIDGEPMLDLAYTEDVRAETDMNVVVTGRGLFVEVQGTAEAAPFDRRELDALLDLAVGGAATLTALQTAALATSLEAARA, translated from the coding sequence GTGACCACTCTGAACAGCTCCGACCTCGTCCGCGTCGACGGCCGATCCGTCAGCGACCTGCGCCCCGTCACGATCGAGCGCGGCTGGAGCGATCAGGCCGAGGGCAGCGCGCTGATCTCGTTCGGCCGCACCAAGGTTCTCTGCACCGCCTCGTTCACCAACGGCGTGCCCCGCTGGATGGCCGGCAAGGGCAAGGGCTGGGTCACCGCCGAGTACTCGATGCTGCCGCGCAGCACGAACTCGCGCATGGACCGCGAGTCGGTCAAGGGCAAGATCGGCGGCCGCACCCACGAGATCAGCCGGCTGATCGGCCGGAGCCTCCGCGCCGTCGTCGACATGAAGGCCCTCGGCGAGAACACCATCGTCATCGACTGCGACGTGCTGCAGGCCGACGGCGGCACCCGCACCGCCGCGATCACCGGCGCCTACGTCGCCCTCGCCGACGCCCTCGAGTGGGGCCGCGGCAAGAAGTTCCTCGCCCAGAAGGCGCAGCCGCTCATCGACAGCGTCGCCGCCGTCTCCGTCGGCATCATTGACGGCGAGCCCATGCTCGATCTGGCATACACCGAGGACGTCCGCGCGGAGACCGACATGAACGTCGTCGTCACGGGCCGCGGGCTCTTCGTCGAGGTGCAGGGAACGGCCGAGGCCGCCCCCTTCGACCGCCGCGAGCTGGACGCGCTGCTCGACCTCGCCGTCGGCGGCGCCGCGACGCTCACCGCGCTGCAGACCGCCGCGCTGGCGACCTCGCTCGAGGCCGCGCGCGCATGA
- a CDS encoding phosphocholine cytidylyltransferase family protein → MTTQVVILAAGMGSRLGRSLPKPLTELSDGRTIMRQQFDNIEHAFGNNAKVTIVVGYKLEHIIEAFPQASFVYNEEYDQTNTSKSLLRALQASQPGGVLWMNGDVVFDPRILDRAAAMIARDQSFVTVNTSKVSDEEVKYTTSAEGYIKELSKTVKGGLGEAVGINYISAADKATFQRELVKVGDQDYFERGLEVAIEKFGLLVEPVDISDLYAVEVDFAEDLARANLFV, encoded by the coding sequence ATGACCACACAGGTCGTAATTCTTGCCGCAGGCATGGGAAGCCGCCTTGGCCGCTCGCTGCCCAAGCCCCTCACCGAGCTCAGCGACGGCCGCACCATCATGCGCCAGCAGTTCGACAACATCGAGCACGCCTTCGGCAACAACGCCAAGGTCACCATCGTCGTCGGCTACAAGCTCGAGCACATCATTGAGGCCTTCCCCCAGGCGTCCTTCGTCTACAACGAAGAGTATGACCAGACCAACACCTCCAAGAGCCTGTTGCGCGCCCTGCAGGCCTCGCAGCCGGGCGGCGTGCTCTGGATGAACGGCGACGTCGTCTTCGACCCGCGCATCCTCGACCGCGCCGCGGCCATGATCGCCCGCGACCAGAGCTTCGTCACCGTCAACACCTCCAAGGTGTCCGACGAGGAGGTCAAGTACACGACCAGCGCAGAGGGCTACATCAAGGAGCTCTCGAAGACCGTCAAGGGCGGCCTCGGCGAGGCCGTCGGCATCAACTACATCTCCGCGGCCGACAAGGCCACCTTCCAGCGCGAGCTGGTCAAGGTCGGCGACCAGGACTACTTCGAGCGCGGGCTCGAGGTGGCGATCGAGAAGTTCGGCCTGCTGGTCGAGCCGGTCGACATCTCCGACCTGTACGCGGTCGAGGTGGACTTCGCCGAAGACCTCGCCCGGGCGAACCTCTTCGTCTAA
- the murI gene encoding glutamate racemase: MTDAPIGIFDSGVGGLTVARAVKDQLPNESILYIGDLAHSPYGPKKIAAVRGYALEVLDDLVDQGVKMLVIACNTASSAMLRDARERYSVPVIEVIQPAVRRAVVSTRNNRVGVIGTAGTIASRAYNDAFAAAPTLELFSQACPRFVEFVESGVTTGAEVLATAEEYLAPLKAADVDTLVLGCTHYPFLKGAISYVMGEDVTLVSSDTETAKDVYRTLVGQGLERTAPGAPSYRYEATGESTSAFLDLAHRLIGPDISTVELTSVPPATSAKTH; the protein is encoded by the coding sequence GTGACTGATGCACCGATTGGGATCTTCGACTCCGGCGTTGGCGGTTTGACCGTCGCCCGGGCCGTGAAGGATCAACTGCCGAACGAGTCGATTCTCTACATCGGTGACCTCGCCCACTCGCCGTACGGCCCGAAGAAGATCGCCGCCGTGCGCGGCTACGCCCTCGAGGTGCTCGACGATCTGGTCGACCAGGGCGTGAAGATGCTCGTCATCGCCTGCAACACCGCCTCCTCCGCGATGCTCCGCGACGCCAGGGAGCGCTACAGCGTGCCCGTGATCGAGGTGATCCAGCCGGCCGTGCGCCGCGCCGTCGTCAGCACCCGCAACAACCGGGTCGGCGTCATCGGCACGGCGGGGACCATCGCGTCCCGCGCCTACAACGACGCCTTCGCCGCGGCACCCACCCTCGAGCTGTTCAGCCAGGCCTGCCCGCGCTTCGTGGAGTTCGTGGAGTCCGGCGTGACCACCGGCGCCGAGGTGCTCGCGACGGCGGAGGAGTACCTCGCCCCGTTGAAGGCGGCGGATGTCGACACCCTCGTGCTCGGCTGCACCCACTACCCGTTCCTCAAGGGCGCCATCAGCTATGTGATGGGCGAGGACGTCACGCTCGTCTCCAGCGACACCGAGACCGCCAAAGACGTCTACCGCACCCTCGTCGGCCAGGGCCTCGAGCGCACGGCCCCCGGCGCCCCCAGCTACCGCTACGAGGCGACAGGCGAGAGCACCAGCGCCTTCCTCGACCTCGCCCACCGCCTCATCGGGCCCGACATCTCGACCGTCGAGCTCACCAGCGTTCCCCCCGCCACCAGCGCGAAAACCCACTAG
- a CDS encoding ABC transporter ATP-binding protein: MPETEATPVVMTVTDAGIRFRRNRRGRRNFKDLFAGRKRRSRPGEFWALRNVTITVRAGEAIGVVGRNGQGKSTLLKLVAGVILPDEGTVDVRQGVAPLIEITGGFVDDLSVRDNVYLTAGLHGMTKAMVDARFDEIIDFAEIGDFLDTPYKHLSSGMKVRIAFAVISRLEEPIILVDEVLAVGDKAFREKCYRRIEELLASGRTLFFVSHNERDLRRFCTRGLYLDKGALVLDAPIAEVLARYNAEYGTA, from the coding sequence ATGCCAGAGACCGAGGCCACTCCCGTCGTGATGACGGTGACGGATGCCGGCATCCGGTTCCGCCGCAACCGGCGCGGCCGCCGCAACTTCAAGGACCTCTTCGCCGGGCGCAAGCGCCGCAGCCGGCCGGGCGAGTTCTGGGCGCTGCGCAACGTCACCATCACAGTGCGCGCCGGTGAGGCCATCGGCGTGGTCGGCCGCAACGGGCAGGGCAAGTCGACCCTGTTGAAGCTCGTCGCCGGCGTCATCCTGCCCGACGAGGGAACCGTCGACGTGCGCCAGGGCGTCGCCCCGCTGATCGAGATCACCGGCGGATTCGTCGACGACCTCTCGGTGCGCGACAACGTCTACCTGACGGCCGGCCTGCACGGCATGACGAAGGCGATGGTCGATGCGCGCTTCGACGAGATCATCGACTTCGCCGAGATCGGCGACTTCCTGGACACCCCGTACAAGCACCTCTCCAGTGGCATGAAGGTGCGCATCGCCTTCGCCGTGATCTCCCGGCTTGAGGAGCCGATCATCCTCGTCGACGAGGTGCTCGCCGTCGGCGACAAGGCGTTCCGGGAGAAGTGCTACCGGCGCATCGAGGAGCTGCTGGCCAGCGGCCGCACCCTGTTCTTCGTCTCGCACAACGAGCGGGACCTCCGCCGCTTCTGCACGCGCGGGCTGTACCTGGACAAGGGCGCCCTCGTGCTCGACGCCCCGATCGCCGAGGTGCTGGCCCGCTACAACGCCGAGTACGGCACCGCGTAA
- a CDS encoding ABC transporter ATP-binding protein translates to MTSLQHDATDSTPIEPAQGASAPKARAPRTPTAAKPASKTAATQVDTAKATPAKAPAATKTTAAAKPAAKTAPAKTTAAKTAAAKTAAAKTTAAKTTAAKTTAAKSTAAKSSAAAKKSGAATTASTTKKATAAKAGASATAAKSSAASKGAAKSAAVKATTAKTSAARASAVKAAAQAALAEQALAEQALAEQAHPQPASAAEIVDDGHPTIAQTAKLSATASAVEVPAVAIPAPESPAADTPAAAPATADAPATADAAPAAADAPALEVPAVVAEVAVVAVAAERAEEPDARKPAPAAKKKKGARRPAAIAPASDAPVVLQINALSKQFGEMRAVDNIELAVRTGSFFGIVGPNGAGKTTTLSMVTGLLRPDSGSIQVNGIDVWANPAAAKRAIGVLPDRLRLFDRLTGAQLLYYSGILRGLDNASVRERSADLAAAFGLEDALNRLVADYSAGMTKKIALACAMIHSPRLLVLDEPFEAVDPVSAANLTEILQKYVAAGGTVVLSSHGMDLIERVCDSVAIIVHGEVLASGTLDEVRGKATLEERFVELAGGRKAAEGMEWLHSFSD, encoded by the coding sequence GTGACTTCTCTGCAGCACGACGCCACTGACTCCACCCCCATCGAACCGGCCCAGGGGGCATCCGCGCCGAAGGCGCGCGCTCCGCGAACCCCGACGGCCGCGAAGCCCGCCAGCAAGACCGCTGCCACCCAGGTGGACACCGCGAAGGCCACGCCGGCCAAGGCCCCCGCTGCGACGAAGACGACCGCGGCCGCGAAGCCTGCCGCCAAGACCGCGCCGGCCAAGACCACTGCCGCCAAGACGGCTGCGGCCAAGACGGCTGCGGCCAAGACGACCGCCGCGAAGACGACCGCTGCGAAGACGACGGCGGCCAAGAGCACGGCGGCCAAGTCGAGCGCAGCCGCGAAGAAGAGCGGCGCCGCCACGACCGCGAGCACGACGAAGAAGGCGACGGCGGCCAAGGCCGGCGCCAGCGCGACCGCCGCGAAAAGCTCCGCCGCCTCGAAGGGGGCAGCGAAGTCCGCCGCGGTGAAGGCGACGACGGCCAAGACGAGTGCCGCTCGGGCAAGCGCCGTGAAGGCCGCGGCCCAGGCGGCACTGGCCGAGCAGGCGCTGGCCGAGCAGGCGCTGGCCGAGCAGGCGCACCCGCAGCCGGCCTCCGCCGCCGAAATCGTGGACGACGGCCACCCCACCATCGCCCAGACGGCCAAGCTGTCCGCGACGGCGAGCGCGGTCGAGGTGCCCGCAGTCGCGATCCCCGCACCAGAGTCACCCGCAGCTGACACTCCCGCCGCTGCGCCCGCCACCGCTGACGCGCCCGCCACCGCTGACGCTGCGCCTGCCGCAGCTGACGCGCCCGCCCTCGAAGTCCCGGCCGTCGTCGCAGAGGTCGCCGTCGTTGCCGTGGCCGCCGAGCGCGCGGAGGAGCCCGACGCGCGCAAGCCCGCCCCGGCCGCGAAGAAGAAGAAGGGCGCTAGGCGCCCGGCGGCCATCGCCCCGGCATCCGACGCCCCCGTCGTGCTGCAGATCAACGCGCTGAGCAAGCAGTTCGGCGAGATGCGGGCCGTCGACAACATCGAGCTCGCCGTGCGCACCGGCTCCTTCTTCGGAATCGTCGGGCCGAACGGCGCAGGCAAGACCACGACGCTCTCCATGGTCACCGGATTGCTGCGCCCGGATTCCGGCAGCATCCAGGTGAACGGCATCGACGTCTGGGCCAACCCCGCCGCCGCGAAGCGCGCGATCGGCGTTCTGCCCGACCGGTTGCGTCTCTTCGACCGGCTCACCGGTGCCCAACTGCTCTACTACTCGGGAATCCTGCGCGGGCTCGACAACGCCTCGGTGCGGGAGCGCTCCGCAGACCTGGCGGCGGCCTTCGGCCTCGAGGACGCCCTGAACCGCCTCGTCGCCGACTACTCGGCCGGCATGACGAAGAAGATCGCGCTGGCCTGCGCCATGATCCACTCGCCGCGCCTGCTCGTTCTCGACGAGCCGTTCGAGGCCGTCGACCCCGTCTCCGCCGCGAACCTCACCGAGATCCTGCAGAAGTACGTGGCGGCGGGCGGCACCGTCGTGCTCTCCAGCCACGGCATGGACCTCATCGAGCGCGTCTGCGACAGCGTCGCGATCATCGTGCACGGAGAGGTGCTGGCATCCGGAACACTCGACGAGGTGCGGGGGAAGGCGACGCTCGAGGAGCGCTTCGTCGAGCTCGCCGGCGGACGCAAGGCAGCGGAGGGGATGGAATGGTTGCACAGTTTCTCGGACTAA
- a CDS encoding DedA family protein — protein MHITTSVSDDLVGLLGDVGAIVFYLIVWGLVFAGTALFFGIFVPFVTGDSLLFAAGLIAASASGVDIWVLTIGVGIAAFLGDQVGFLLGRRFGRPYLDKRGGARTQKAIAKTEWFYHTFGWWSVVIARFVPWGRVFIPVIAGVGRMAYLRFVTANLVGALAWGVGITLIGYFAASIPAVKAGSYVIAGIVITASIVAGIRAWRIDKAERAAAAATPGTSTSEG, from the coding sequence GTGCATATCACCACCAGCGTCAGCGATGACCTCGTCGGACTGCTGGGTGATGTCGGCGCGATCGTCTTCTACCTCATCGTCTGGGGACTGGTCTTTGCCGGCACCGCCCTGTTCTTCGGGATCTTCGTCCCCTTCGTCACCGGCGACTCGCTCCTCTTCGCCGCTGGCCTGATCGCCGCGAGCGCATCCGGGGTCGACATCTGGGTGCTCACGATCGGCGTCGGCATCGCCGCGTTCCTCGGCGACCAGGTCGGCTTCCTGCTCGGACGCCGGTTCGGCAGGCCCTACCTCGACAAACGCGGCGGCGCCCGCACGCAGAAGGCCATCGCGAAGACCGAGTGGTTCTACCACACCTTCGGTTGGTGGTCGGTTGTGATCGCCCGGTTCGTGCCGTGGGGTCGTGTGTTCATCCCCGTCATCGCCGGCGTCGGCCGGATGGCGTATCTGCGCTTCGTCACCGCCAACCTCGTCGGCGCGCTGGCCTGGGGCGTCGGAATCACGCTGATCGGCTACTTCGCCGCATCCATCCCCGCGGTGAAGGCCGGCTCCTACGTGATCGCGGGCATCGTCATCACCGCCTCCATCGTCGCCGGCATCCGCGCTTGGCGGATTGACAAAGCGGAGCGCGCCGCAGCCGCTGCGACGCCGGGAACATCTACATCCGAGGGATGA
- the rdgB gene encoding RdgB/HAM1 family non-canonical purine NTP pyrophosphatase, whose product MSIEFVLATHNQHKVEEFQRILAEVLPDAVVHAYDGPEPVEDGTTFAANALIKARTAASHTGLIALADDSGISVDVMGGAPGIFSARWAGGHGDSLANTQLLLDQLSDMRAPNRAAAFHCAIALVIPGNEDGAGAFEHVASGVWPGTLATEVSGAHGFGYDPIFIPEGSELTAAELAPEVKNATSHRARAVAALIPVLLQAIENGTHS is encoded by the coding sequence ATGAGCATCGAGTTCGTGCTCGCCACGCACAACCAGCACAAGGTGGAGGAGTTCCAGCGGATCCTCGCCGAGGTGTTGCCGGATGCCGTCGTGCACGCCTACGACGGGCCGGAGCCCGTCGAGGACGGCACCACCTTCGCCGCGAACGCGCTCATCAAGGCGCGGACGGCGGCCAGCCACACCGGCCTGATCGCCCTCGCCGACGACTCCGGCATCAGCGTCGACGTGATGGGCGGCGCGCCGGGCATCTTCTCCGCCCGCTGGGCGGGTGGGCACGGCGACAGCCTCGCCAACACGCAGCTGCTGCTGGACCAGCTGTCCGACATGCGCGCGCCGAACCGCGCCGCAGCCTTCCACTGCGCCATCGCACTCGTCATCCCCGGGAACGAGGACGGCGCCGGGGCGTTCGAGCATGTGGCATCCGGCGTCTGGCCGGGCACCCTGGCCACCGAGGTGTCCGGCGCGCACGGCTTCGGCTACGACCCGATCTTCATCCCGGAGGGCTCGGAGCTGACGGCCGCCGAGCTCGCGCCGGAGGTCAAGAACGCCACCAGCCACCGGGCCAGGGCGGTCGCCGCGCTGATCCCCGTGCTGCTGCAAGCTATTGAGAATGGCACTCATTCCTAA
- a CDS encoding cation diffusion facilitator family transporter, with protein sequence MGHDHSHADRSTNRTRLLVAIGIIGAFLLVEVVGALLSGSLSLLADAGHMFSDLTGLIIALVATVIAARPANDRQTYGYQRAEVFAALFNGVVLTVVAVGVSIEGIRRLIEPGGPEVQGGTMLLVAVLGLAANIAAMFVLRGGAKDSINMRGAYLEVFGDMLGSVAVIIAAVVIMTTGFEKADAIASLAIAVMIAPRAFSLLRDVLRVLSQAVPADTNVAEIRAHILRTPGVVDVHDVHVWAITTGSHVFSAHVVVEPEVLSGDAGGCLLDELSECLEEHFDVAHSTFQLEPATHAAHEDHSHA encoded by the coding sequence ATGGGACACGACCACAGCCACGCCGATCGCTCGACGAACCGCACCAGGCTGCTCGTCGCGATCGGCATCATCGGCGCGTTCCTGCTCGTCGAGGTCGTCGGCGCCCTGCTCAGCGGCTCGCTCTCGCTGCTGGCCGACGCCGGCCACATGTTCTCCGACCTCACCGGCCTGATCATCGCCCTCGTCGCGACGGTGATCGCGGCCCGGCCGGCGAATGACCGGCAGACCTACGGCTACCAGCGGGCCGAGGTGTTCGCCGCGCTGTTCAACGGCGTCGTGCTCACCGTCGTCGCCGTCGGGGTGAGCATCGAGGGCATCCGCCGGCTCATCGAGCCGGGCGGGCCGGAGGTGCAGGGCGGGACCATGCTGCTGGTCGCGGTGCTCGGGCTGGCCGCCAACATCGCCGCGATGTTCGTGCTGCGCGGGGGAGCGAAGGACTCGATCAACATGCGCGGCGCCTACCTGGAGGTGTTCGGCGACATGCTCGGCTCCGTCGCCGTCATCATCGCCGCCGTCGTGATCATGACGACCGGCTTCGAGAAGGCCGACGCCATCGCCTCCCTGGCGATCGCCGTCATGATCGCGCCACGCGCCTTCTCGCTGCTCCGGGACGTGCTGCGCGTGCTCAGCCAGGCCGTGCCGGCCGACACCAACGTGGCCGAGATCCGCGCGCACATCCTGCGCACGCCCGGCGTCGTCGACGTGCACGACGTGCACGTCTGGGCGATCACGACGGGCAGCCATGTGTTCAGCGCCCACGTGGTGGTGGAGCCGGAGGTGCTGAGCGGGGATGCCGGAGGCTGCCTGCTCGACGAGCTCAGCGAGTGCCTCGAGGAACACTTCGACGTGGCCCACTCAACCTTCCAGCTGGAGCCGGCCACCCACGCGGCGCACGAGGACCACTCGCACGCCTAG
- a CDS encoding DedA family protein, with amino-acid sequence MHTALIPWLDPEVIISSAGPWALLVVCAIVFSETGLLVGFLLPGDTLLVISGLLTHTSLVFGVEIWWVCLAISFAAFLGGEVGYLIGHKLGPKVFERKESGLFSVENVRRTNAFFDRFGALAIVLARFVPIVRTFAPVAAGVGHMNYKKYSLYNAIGALIWGAGLTYFGFLLGYIPPIANFVQSYIDLILLGAVTITLIPTVWHYISSSVKAKRSTAAGADKITDAEEAAALALDPELLNGKDPA; translated from the coding sequence ATCCATACCGCTCTCATCCCCTGGCTCGACCCTGAGGTCATCATTTCCTCGGCCGGACCGTGGGCGTTGCTCGTGGTGTGCGCGATCGTCTTCTCCGAGACGGGCCTCCTGGTCGGCTTCCTGCTTCCCGGGGACACGCTGCTCGTCATCTCCGGCCTGCTCACCCACACGTCGCTCGTGTTCGGCGTGGAGATCTGGTGGGTCTGCCTCGCGATCAGTTTTGCCGCGTTCCTCGGCGGCGAGGTCGGCTATCTGATCGGTCACAAGCTCGGCCCGAAGGTATTCGAGCGCAAGGAGTCCGGGCTGTTCAGCGTCGAGAACGTGCGCAGGACCAACGCATTCTTCGACCGTTTCGGCGCCCTGGCGATCGTCCTGGCCCGCTTCGTGCCGATCGTGCGCACCTTCGCCCCCGTCGCGGCCGGCGTCGGCCACATGAACTACAAGAAGTACTCGCTCTACAACGCCATCGGCGCGCTGATCTGGGGCGCCGGCCTGACCTACTTCGGCTTCCTGCTCGGCTACATCCCGCCGATCGCCAACTTCGTGCAGTCCTACATCGACCTGATCCTGCTCGGTGCGGTGACGATCACCCTGATCCCGACCGTCTGGCACTACATCAGCTCCTCGGTCAAGGCCAAGCGCTCGACGGCCGCCGGCGCGGACAAGATCACGGATGCCGAAGAGGCCGCCGCGCTGGCGCTCGACCCCGAGCTGCTGAACGGCAAGGACCCGGCCTAG
- a CDS encoding DUF3039 domain-containing protein, translated as MSELFRASIADPGMPGGGTSTLDRELEELLNQESIEPGDHERFSHYVKKEKILQSALTGKPVRALCGKKWTPGRDPEKFPVCPSCKEIYEKMKSE; from the coding sequence ATGTCTGAACTCTTTCGCGCCAGCATCGCCGACCCGGGAATGCCCGGCGGCGGAACGTCCACCCTCGACCGAGAGCTCGAAGAGCTGCTCAACCAGGAGTCGATCGAGCCCGGCGACCACGAGCGCTTCTCGCACTACGTGAAGAAGGAGAAGATCCTGCAGTCGGCGCTGACCGGCAAGCCCGTCCGGGCGCTCTGCGGCAAGAAGTGGACCCCGGGCCGCGACCCGGAGAAGTTCCCCGTCTGCCCGAGCTGCAAAGAGATCTACGAGAAGATGAAGTCCGAATAG
- a CDS encoding ABC transporter permease, giving the protein MSSIAEERPHWSPFARYRHALWLLTRRDLRVRYSTSALGYIWSVLDPLVMSGIYWFVFTQVFQRPLGSDPYIVFLLSALLPWMWFNGAVSDSTRAFLREAKLIRSTKIPRTIWVNRLVLSKGIEFLASIPVLALFVVFSPGSAINGDLVLFPLAILMQTVLTVGIGLIVAPLVVFFRDLERATKLVLRFLFYASPIIYGTSNLPEELHFWAAFNPLTGIFSLYRAGFFPGELDWFAVGVSAVMSVLILAVGLLVFRRLERSVLKEI; this is encoded by the coding sequence GTGAGTTCAATCGCTGAGGAGCGCCCGCACTGGTCGCCGTTTGCACGGTACCGCCATGCGCTCTGGCTGCTCACGCGCCGCGATCTGCGCGTGCGCTACTCGACGTCGGCCCTCGGCTACATCTGGTCGGTGCTCGACCCGCTCGTCATGTCGGGCATCTACTGGTTCGTCTTCACCCAGGTGTTCCAGCGCCCCCTCGGCAGCGACCCGTACATCGTGTTCCTGCTCTCGGCGCTGCTGCCGTGGATGTGGTTTAACGGCGCCGTCTCCGACTCGACCCGCGCGTTCCTGCGCGAGGCGAAGCTGATCCGCTCCACCAAGATCCCGCGCACGATCTGGGTGAACAGGCTGGTGCTCTCCAAGGGGATCGAGTTCTTGGCATCCATACCGGTGCTCGCACTCTTCGTGGTCTTCTCCCCCGGTTCCGCGATCAACGGCGACCTCGTGCTGTTCCCGCTCGCCATCCTGATGCAGACGGTGCTGACCGTCGGCATCGGCCTGATCGTCGCGCCGCTCGTCGTCTTCTTCCGCGACCTGGAGCGGGCCACCAAGCTGGTGCTGCGCTTCCTGTTCTACGCATCCCCGATCATCTACGGCACCTCGAACCTGCCGGAGGAACTGCACTTCTGGGCTGCGTTCAACCCGCTGACGGGCATCTTCAGCCTGTACCGGGCCGGCTTCTTCCCCGGCGAGCTCGACTGGTTCGCGGTCGGGGTGTCCGCGGTCATGTCCGTTCTCATCCTCGCCGTCGGGCTGCTCGTCTTCCGCCGCCTCGAGCGCTCCGTGCTGAAGGAGATCTGA